In Mesorhizobium sp. M9A.F.Ca.ET.002.03.1.2, the DNA window GGGACAAACGAGCGTGACGGCCCAGACCAGCGCGCTTGTCGGCGTCGACGGCTGCAAGGCCGGCTGGATCGCCGTTTACCGCGATCCGGGAGCAGCACCCTCGGCAGGTGTTTTTCCAAGCTTCGCAGCACTGCTCGACGCATTGCCGGCCAATGCGACGGTGGCCGTCGACATGCCGATCGGCCTGCCCGATCTTTCGCAAAAAGGCGGGCGCGGGCCGGAGGCGCTGGTGCGGCCGCTGCTTGGTAACAGGCAATCCAGCGTCTTCGCCATCCCCTCGCGTGCGGCGCTTTACGCGCAAACAGACGGCTTCACCACGATCGAGGCCTGGTATGCCGCGCATCGCCAGGCAAGCGAAGTGGCGAAGGCGACCTCCGATCCGCCGCGCGGCGTCTCGATCCAGGCCTTCGGCATCTTTGCCAAGATCCGCGAGATCGACGCCGTGCTGATCGCGCGTCCCGAACTGCGCAGCCGCGTCTTCGAATCGCACCCGGAAGTCGCTTTCTGCCGCCTGAATGGCGATCAGGCGATGCGCTTGCCGAAGAAGATCAAGGGCGCCGTCAACCCCGCCGGCATGGCGGAACGCAAGGCGCTGCTCGGCCGGCACGGTTATCTCAGGGGCTTTCTCGACCAAACGCCGCCGCGCGGTGCGGCCGCCGACGACTTCCTCGACGCCGCGGCGATGATGCTGATCGCCGGTCGCATCGCCAATGGCGAGGCAAGGCCGTTTCCGGATCCGCCGCTCACCGACCGTTTCGGCATTCCCGTCGCCATCTGGGCGTGAATTCCGCATCTATCGGCGAGCCATTCGCATTGGGCGAAGGCCCCCTCTTCCAGCATGGCAATTGCAGTCCTTTGCGATTCGGCATTGCTCGCGACCGGCTTTTGCCGTTAGAGCCTTTCCAAACTGAAACGAGCTGCCGCCTCCAGCCCGGAAAGGCTCCAGACGCCGCCGATGTCCAATCTTCCCGATCACCTTCTCGCCGGCTACCGCAATTTCATGAGCGGCCGCTATCTCGCCGAAAGCGGACGCTACCGCGCGCTCGCCCAAGATGGCCAGGCGCCGGAAACGATGATCGTCGCCTGCTGTGATTCGCGGGCGGCTCCGGAAGCGATCTTCGACGCCGGGCCGGGCGAACTCTTCGTGCTGCGCAATGTCGGTAATCTGGTGCCCCCTATGCGCCCGACGGTGAGT includes these proteins:
- a CDS encoding DUF429 domain-containing protein; this translates as MTAQTSALVGVDGCKAGWIAVYRDPGAAPSAGVFPSFAALLDALPANATVAVDMPIGLPDLSQKGGRGPEALVRPLLGNRQSSVFAIPSRAALYAQTDGFTTIEAWYAAHRQASEVAKATSDPPRGVSIQAFGIFAKIREIDAVLIARPELRSRVFESHPEVAFCRLNGDQAMRLPKKIKGAVNPAGMAERKALLGRHGYLRGFLDQTPPRGAAADDFLDAAAMMLIAGRIANGEARPFPDPPLTDRFGIPVAIWA